In the genome of Chloroflexota bacterium, the window ACGATGTGCCGCCAATACGGCGAGCGCGTTCGGCCAAAATATCGGTTGTGGCAAAAATTTGGTTGGCATGCTCATCGAACATCAAATGCAAATCGCGAAAATGGCGACCAGTCAAATGCCAATGAAAATTTTTGTATTTCATGTATAAGGCAAACGAATTGGCCAAGCTGCGGTTGAGTGCCTCAATGACGGGTCCAGTCGCTTTTGTATCCAAGTCAGTTGGGGTTTTTAAGCGTTTATCCATGGCGATTTAGCTCCTTCAAACAACGATTTTCTACCAACAACATTGCAGATGCTGTGCCACAAGATCATGATTATGAATCCGATTCATGACACCTTGCGTTGCAAGGGATTGACAAGCCTTTAATCAATCCCTAGAATAAGCCCATCAATGCTTACACCTTGATTAACGCCTTTTAAGGTTGTTGTGTCTGCAACAACCACGCCGCTGTAAACGTCGATGCAGAGAGAATCTCAACACGTTTTAATTCAGAAAGGGTCCACGTATGCGCCAGTATCTTGACCGCTATGTGAAGCCGCTTTGGCAAACCTACAGTTCACCAGGGCAACCACTACGCCCGACAAATACGCGGGCGCTGCACACCATTTATGGCATTTGGTTGTTTGCATTTGTGCTCAAATTGATGGGTTCGGGCTGGGATGTGGCTTGGCACTTCCGCTTTTTGCGCGATGATCTCGCCCCACCGCATATGATTAACACGGTTGGCACGATTATCGTGATTATGCTGGTGATGTTTCATACCTGGACGGGTTATGGGGTTGATCGGCTGACATTGCGCTTGATGCAGGCGGGGATTTCGATCTTTCTGATTGCAATTCCCTTGGATTTGATCAACCACCGTTTGTTTGGCCTCGACATTACGAGTTGGAGCCCAACTCATGCCTTACTCTATCTTGGTACGGCGGTGATGTTGCTGGGCGTGTTGCGTGGCTGGTTACTGCTCACCCCTGAAAGCTCAATTAAAACAGTTTTTGGGATTGGCTTCTGGGCCTTTTTGCTCGAAGATTTCCTATTTCCCTTGGGTCAACAAGAATATGGGGTAACGGCAATCGAAGCGATGCGAATTGGCAAGCCCTATGCTGATGCGGAATTGTTGCTTGAAGCCGGAGCCAACCCTGAGCGCTTTGCCATTCCTGTACCAACATGGCTCTACCCACTATGGTTGATCACTTCGTTGGTGTTGGTGTTGGTGGCTGCTCGCCTGATTATGCGTGGGCGCTGGACGGCAACCTTGGTTGCAGGCAGTTATCTGATCTATCGGGTTGTCTCGTTCTATATTTTACGTGGCATCGAGTTTCCACCATCGTTTGTACCATTATTTATGATTGGTACAGCTCTAGCCATCGATCTTGGTATAACCTATCGCGTGAATGCCTTGGTTGCCACAGTTGGAACCTTGATTATGTTTTATGCTGGGGCTTTGATCAGTTTCCAAATGACCCTTATGCCAGAAATTCCGCTCAATACAATTCCAATCGCAGCAATTCTTTTGTTTGCGGTTTGGGCGGGTGCACTCTGGATCGAGCGCAGCCCGTATGTGGAGCGCTGGCGCACCCTAGTTTAGTTTTGCTGAATAACACGGAGCAGGATAAACTGCTCCGTGTTGTTATTTAACCGCTTGTTCGAGCCAATCGACCGTGAATTGCGCAACTTCATCTTCACGGGTTAGATAATAATGATCAGCCCATTTGAGTAGATGCCAGCTTTTTGGCTCGGTCGCTTGTTCAAAGGCCGTGCGCGTTTCAATCAAATCGAAAAATTGATCGCGCTCGGCGACGATTGCCAATAATGGTCCATGCTGGCCTTGAGCACTCTCCTGCAAACCAACAGGGTTGGGCGTAACTGCCACGGTTGCGCGAATCGTTGGGTCGCTGGCCATCACCCGTAATACCAATTGTGCGCCAAACGACCAGCCAATTAAGCAGATTTGAGCTTGCGGTGCACGTTGACGCGCTTCGGCCAAGGCTGCCTGCAAATCGAGATCTTCACCTGGGCCGCCACTAAATTCACCTTGGCTTTGGCCAACTCCACGCGAGTTGTAGCGCAAAATCCCCCAACCACGGTCGCGCAACACCTTGAAGGTCGCGAAAATCGCCCGCTGATCCATATTCGACATTGGCGGAAAATGATGGGCCAACACGGCAACCAATTGTGGCGATTGGCTGGGCGCTAGCCATTTGCCCTCAAGTAACGTGCTGCCATCGGCAGAAAGAAAATGAATTGTTGTTTGCATCATCCTACTCAACGATCCAACGAGCTTGGGTGGCATTTTCGATCAACACCCGAGGCTCTGATTTTTCAGCTAAATTAACCGTCCAGATTGCCGAGGGTACGTTTGCCGAACCGACGGTTAAGCGCGTCCAGAGCAATTGTTGGCTATCGGGAGTCCATTGCGGATCAACATTATCGTAGCCGCCGCCAGCCGTAATAGCCCGTGGTTCGCTGCCATCAGCATTAACGACCCAAATTTCGCCGCGAGGTACTTCACGGGTGCGCCGCACAAAGGCGATTTTCGTGCCATCGGGCGACCAAACGGGGGTAAAATCATCAGTATCAGTTTGGCTAGTCAAGGGCGTTTGTTGCTCAGTTGCCAGATCAAATAGGATTAATTCGTTGCGAAACCCTGCTTGCGACTCCCGCAATACACTAATTACTAAACGCTGATCATCGGGCGACCAATCAAAATCGCCGCTAAATGGAATGCGCCGCAACACATCGCTAAAATCAAATAAAACCAATTCGTTGCGTAACGGATCGGTAAAGCCTAGCAAACGTCCAGCATTCGACCAATGTGCGCCAAAGGTAACCACATCGCCGCCTTTAACCACTGGACTAACTTGGGTTCCATCGGGCTGCATCAACCAAAGTTTGGGCGAACCAACTCCGCCAGTGCTAATTGTGCGTCGTTCATAGACAATCACGCCATCAGCAGGCGACCAATTTGGCGTATAGCCAGTCCAATCAGCCGAACCTGTGCTCGTAATCACCTGATTTTGGGTCAGATCAAACATTTCGATGCGGCTTGGTTGGGCTTCGGCTTGAGTGGCATAGGCGACTTTGCGCCCATCGGGGCTAAGGCTATAATCGCTAACTTGTGGCACAAGTAATTGCTGCCCTTGACCATTTGCATCCGACCGCCACAATTCAGCTTGCTGAGCGGGATTGCGCAAAAATAAAATACCACTAACTTGGGCTTGCGCTTGATTTGGCTTATTGTTAGCAACTTGACCTGCACTAGGTTGTTGACCAATCGTGACCAACAAAATCACAATCGCCACCAAGCCTACTGATAAACTGGTTACCGTTCGACGACCTATCTGATCCATGACGACTCCTTGGACATACTTGGCTTGATTATCACCCTATAGCCAGCTTTGAGCAAATGCGCTACGATAGGCAGAATGCCCGATTTAATGAAGGAGGTCGTATGGGCTACAATGATCATGCTGAGGCAGCGGCACAACATCAAGTACCAGTGCGCTGTGCAATTATTACCATTAGCGATACACGAACCAGCGAAACCGATAAAAGTGGGGCGCTGGCCCAGGAATTATTAACTGCCGCAGGCTTTCAAGTGGTCGAATATCGCATTATTCCCGATGAACCAGATCAGGTTGCTGAGTTTGTGCAACAGTGCATTGCACGGAGCGATTGCGACGCTGTTTTAACCAATGGTGGTACTGGGATTGCCCGTCGCGATGCCACGATTGAAGCGATTGCCCCGTTGCTTGATAAAAAATTGCCTGGGTTTGGCGAAATTTTTCGCATGCTTTCCTACAACGAGATTGGCGCAGGAGCCATGCTTTCACGCGCGATCGCGGGCATCGCTGGCCGAACCTTGGTTTTTTGTATGCCTGGCTCGTCGGGAGCGGTGCGTTTGGCCATGCAATCGTTGATTTTGCCTGAATTAAAACACCTCGTTTGGGAAATAGCCCGCCAGTAACGCCATAATACCGAATCAGCCAACCAAGCCCAAGCAAGCCAAGCAGCCAAGGCCAGAACGTTGGCAAGTTTGGTTGGCTGGTCGCTGGCAACCGTTGCGGTAAACCCAAATCGGCAACTTGGCGTACTTGCAATCGCCAAACATCATCATAGCGGCTAATAATTCCTGTGGCATTCAATTGGGTTGATGTTGGCAATTGCGGCAAACTTTGGCCTTGAGCCAAACGTATTTGCAAGGTCTGAGAGCCAAATTCGACCAATAAACTATCGGCATGGCGTTGTTTATAGCGTAATGGCAATTTAACCAACTGTCCAAGATTGGCTTGTTCTAGCTTCTGCGGGCTATGAATGACTAAATTGGCTTGATTTTTAATAATGTTGAGATCAGCGGCATCAGCCACAATCAACTGTGGTTCTTGATGATAGCTGCCAACTTTGGCCTGAATTCGTAGGTGCATGCCTTGGCGTAGTTGAGGCAAGGCGACGTTATTGCTGATAAATACTAAGATTCCAGCGCTAGCATCTTGCAAATAAAACGCCCGTTGCCGAAACAAATTGAGTTCAGCACTGACCACGCCTTCAACCACAACGTGGCTATCGATTGGCGCTTGCTGAGCTTCGCGCAGACTGAAGGTTTTGCTTGGTTTGAGCTGCACCGAATTATTGGCTTGCTGCGGGCTGGGTTGTTCAAAAAGTTGCCATTGTTGATTGCTTGGATGCCGACCCCAACTTTGATCATAAGCCAATTTGGCATAGCTAACCCGATCGATCACCACTCCATTTGGTTGAAGCAAGCGCACCTCTTCGCCAGTATTGGTGAGGCTTAGTTTGCTTTGGCTGGCAAAAATCACCAGATATCCTTGGGCGGCGATGCGCATTCCAGCGGGGAAGCGCCATGATCGCGAGCCAGCATCAGCGGTATCATCCAACTGCCAACCAGTTAAATCGACCTGAACATTATTTGGGTTATATAGTTCAATCCATTCATCGCTGCTATTATTCTCGCCATCAGCGTTCCAATCGATGGCCCGTGGGGCTGGCACAATTTCGTTAATCTGCAGTGATGGATAATTCGCTTGCAATGCGCTGGTTGGCTGAGCAGTCGGTTTTGGCTTGGCAATTTTTGGCTTGGCGCTGGCTTTGGGCGTGCTGGTAGGTTTCGGTGTCGCTGTTGGTTTCGGCGTTTTGGTTGTTGGGATGGCGGTTGGTTGCGGCGCACGATTGGGCTGATTAGGCGTGGCCGGAGCATTATTCTGCCAACTCCCAGCATCGGGAATGCGGCTCCAAGTGCTGTTTGCGAGCGGCTTGGTATAGCTTAATTGATCAACGACCCGACCATCAGCCATCGCTAGTTCAACGTTATCGCCACTATCGTTGAGCAAACTACTCAGCGTGATCGTTAAAAATTGGCCTTGAGTGATACGGGTATTGGCAGCAATTCTGATGCTTGTGCCCGAACTATCGCTGATGCTCCAGCTACTCAAATCAATGGTTTGAGCATTTGTAGAATACAGTTCGAGCCATTCATTGCCAAGCGGCGAGATTTCGTTGATCACAAGGCCTGTGGGAATTGCTGCCAACTCACGATTACGATAATTAGGGCTGATTCTCATGCCGTTGTGCCAACTCAGGCCGCCATCAGGCCAACGCCCCGCCGACAAACCTGGTAAAGCTGAGCTATAACTCCAAACAGTATATTCTTGCAAGCGATAATCGAGTAAGCGCACTATGTCGCCGTTATCATTCAACAAATTGCTGCTGTAGATGGTGTGCCAACTGCGTGGCTCGATCAAGGTGTCGTCGGCGATCCGAATCGGCACACCCCCAGCATTAGCTTGATCATCAAGCCACCAACCACTCAAATCGATCGCATTACTACTAGCGTTATATACTTCGACAAATTCCTCGCCAGCGCTTGGCCATGCTAAGACCTCATTGATCAGGAGTTGATTTGGTTCAAGGCTGGGATTTTGGCGGTTGCTGTTGGCTGGAGTAGATCGCGAGGCTGCTTGCCATGGGCCAATCCCATCGGGCAAACGGCTCCAAGTGCGTTCACTCAGACTGCTGGCGTACTCAAGGCTATCGGTGATAATGCCTTGATTGGTAATCAAATGCACACTATCCAATTCAGCATTCAACAGCGTACCAACTGAAATAACCAAGAATGAATTGGGGCTAATGATCGTTGAATATTGGATGGTTTGGGCTGCCCCGCCACCCTCAAGCTGGTCGTCAATTTTCCAGCCTTGCACATCAAGCGGCTCTGGGCCGAGATTGTAGAGTTCAATCCAATCGGTGCCAGTCAAGGGTTGACTCATCACTTCGTTGATCACAATCCGTGCTTGAGTTGGTGTAATTGGCAGATCAGCCGGATTGCTTTGACCCAAACTTGGTGCTCGATTGGCCGCCCAAGCTCCTGTGCCATCGGGAATTCTGGCCCAAGTACGATTGCTGATGGTGGCGTGATAACTAAAAGCATCGATCAATTGACCAGTTGGATCAAATAAACGCACATCATCAGCACTATTGTTGTAAACATTGGTCATTGAAATGACCAGCCAACTTGTGGGCTGAATAATTGCTTCAAGCAGGATTGGGTTGGCTCCAGCAGCGGCATCATCAAGCTGCCAACCATGCAAATCGATCGCTTGATCGCCAGCATTGTATAGCTCGACCCATTCTTTGCCACTGCTTGGCGCTGCCATTAATTCGTTGATCCGAATGAGCGATGGATTCGGTGTGGCCGTTGGGGTCTGGCTTGGTACTGGAATTGAGGTTGGCAACCTTGTTGGGCTAGGTTGGGGTGAGGGCGGGTTGGTTGGTTGAACTATAACTGTGCTTGTGCTGGGAGGAACTGTTGTAGCCGTGTTGGTAGGGATTGTGGTTGGCGTGGTTTGGCTATTTGCACTGCCTGGAGTTGGCGTAGTTGCTGCTTGCCATGAGCCAGCACCGTCGGGCATGCGGCTCCACGATAGGCCTGCACTAGCACTGGTGTAGCTGTAGTGGTCGATAACCTGACCCGTAGGATTGAGCAAACGCACCTGATCGCCGCTATTATTCAACACATTGCTCAGCGAAACAACCAGCCAAGCGTTTGGTTCAAGCAGGGTGGGCGTTGGCAAGATTTTAGGGCTGCTGCCACCTTCGATATCATCAACCGCCCAACCACTTAAATCGATGGTGCTTTGGGTTGGATTGTACAACTCGACAAATTCGCTGCCGCTGATCGGAATCGCCAAAAACTCGTTGAGCACCACCTGAGTTGGGCTGATTTGGGCCAGTATTGGTTGTGGCCAGAGCCAACCAATCATCATCAATAGCCAAACAAATCGCTGCATAGCCGCCTCGCAATTGGAGCACCAAAAGCCAAGATTGCCCTACTTAGATACACAAGCCAGCGTTTTCTGGCATGCTCAAGCAAGCAATTTCGGCCCAAGTTTTGCAATGACTGATGGCTTATAAATCTACGACCTTCGCCCGATTTGCAAAAAAGTAGCAGCTATGCTATACTATCAAAGTCAACGGAAGCGTTGAAGATAACTCGGTGATGGCGGATCGTCTAAAGGTAGGACAACAGTTTTTGGCACTGTTTATCTAGGTTCGAATCCTGGTCCGCCAGCCAACAAAACTCAGCAATTTTGCTGAGTTTTTTGTTTAACTTTGATATTTTGGCCTAACAAAAAAGGCTGGCAACACGCCAGCCTTTGAATCTTCTACCTAGCCTAACTACATTGGTGGCTTGATACCACTTGAAGCCACACTAACCGGATGTTCCTCTTTGACGTTGACTCGATCGATCCCCGTCATCATTAAACCTAAGAGGGCTAGCACCAAACAGCCAATCGTGCCAAACAGCGCTTGATCGCTATGTTTATCGCCAACCATGGCCATAACGCCGCCAGTTAACGCCGGCCCAACAAAACTGCCAAGCCCATAACAAACCGTAAACATACCGCTTGCCCCACCTAATTTGGCTGGTGGAACGCGTGCCGCCAATACCGCTAAACCAATTGGGTAGAGCGTTCCAGCGAAGGCTCCCAGCAACATCCCGAGAAACAGGGTTAGCAAAAATGGTGGGTGCAGGGTCGAGAACAAAGCTGCCGCCGAAAGGAGCGATAACGATCCAATCAGCAATGGCCGATAGCCATAGCGATCAAGCATTCGCCCAATTGGCACCTGAGCCACAATGTTGGCAATGACGGTTACCGAAATTAGCGTGCCAAGCTCCCAGTTGCTGTAGTTGAGGGTTGGCAGCAATGAAACTAACGACAACGTGCCATAGCCATAGAGGAAGGCAATTGCCAGAGGCAAAATTAATGGACGAGTGATTTTAAAGCTCACCCCGCCACTTTCATGCTCAGTATGCGCCACATGTGGCTCTGGCACAACGAGCACCACAATCACGGTTGCCACGATTGCCGCAGCGACGGCTACTAAAAATGGATGGACAGGATTTTTGGTCCATTCATAAACTGCTGTGCCAATAATTGGGCCAGCTGCCGTACCACTGGCCAGCGACATTCCATAAACTGCCGTATTATGCCCCCGCTGCGCAGGCGAACTAACCCGACTGACATAGGTTTCAGCGGCAGTCCAAACGCACGACCAGCCAATCCCCTCGAAAATCCGCCACATAAAAAAGAGCGGGATATTATTTGTCCATGGCATTGCCAGCATGGCAACGGTGTAGGAAATTAAACCAACGATCAAAAAGAGTCGAATGCCAAATTTATCGATTGTGCGGCCAATCGGCATGCCCGTTAGCACAAGGCTGGCGAACATCACACTAGTGCTTAAGCCCACGATAAATTCATCAGCGCCATTTTGTTCAAGCAAATGCGGAATCAACGGGTTGATGATCCCAATTCCAAGGGCAGTAACCGCAACGCAGAGATAAATTGGCCACATTGGATGACGCACATGCGTCGAAGGAACCTGCTGCATAATACTCCTCACGCTATTGCCCGCAACCCAGTTGGCCAGGTTTGGGTAATTACGGAGATTTCTTCATCAACAATCGTTTGGATGCCTTGGATATTTGGGTGAATATTGGTAAACCAACGCACATCATGGCCATGAATATGATCAAGTGCTGGCCCCAATACCGGAAAATCCTCATCGACTGAGCCAAAGCCCCGCGCCCGTAAATCCCAGTTACCTTGTTGGGTTTCGCGTTTCATGCGCTCGAAAATATCGACTAGTGCATAGCCACGCTGCTGGGCAAGTTTGGCGATCATCCGATAGACTGGCTCAAGCTTAGAGTTACGATCAAAGGCATAATGGGCTGGGTAATCGACGTAAATCCCAGTTTCCAAGATGATTTTGGCTTGGGGATAATCACGCTCGAACAAATCGCAAAGCTCGATTAATTTGGCTTCAAATGGCCCAATCCCATAGCGTTTCCGATCATTCACGCCATACCGCACAATAATCAGATCGATTTCGGGATAGCGAGCCATCGTGCGATCGTAGCGTTTGAGAAAATCCTCAGTTGCTTCACCATCTAAGCCTTCGTTATGGACAAGCGTTTCGTCGGCAAAGACGCTACGCAAACGGGTTTGCAGCAAGGCATCGCCACGCTGATGCGGCAATGCATACGAACAAGCAACCGTACAATCACCAACTTGCAAAACCAACGGGCCAGCCATCCAGAACCTCCGCCGAAACGTTGATATTTGCGGCATCCACAGCAAACATCACATACGGCAGTATAGCGGTCTCGTCTACTTTTGACAACTTTTAGCATGACATAAAACGAGTTTTTGAGTTACCAGCGTTCGCTTGAACGCCTAAACTCATCAAACGCTCATTTCTGCCAACAATCAAAAAAGCGTCCTGTCGTATGACGACAGAACGCTTGAAGTTTGTTTTAGCTTAATCGGTTTTTAGATGCGACGGCGACGAGGTGCCCGCATAAACGAAATGACCAAAGCAAATAAGGTTGCGCCAATAATTGACCAGATAATTGGGAAGGGCTTGCCTTCGATATCGAGGGTCAAAAGTTCGGGTAAACCTAAGTTGGCAGCCAGCCATGAGCCGAGCAATGCGCCGATAAAGCCGACCCCGATTGAGGCCAACAAACCACCCATGCTATAGCCAGCAATCGCTTGACCAGCTGCACCACAAACTGCGGCAATCAACAACATCAACAATAAGCCGATAACTGAGAATTCCATTGCATTTCCTCCTAGATTTGATATTCATAAGCGTGTCTGTCATCTGCTGTTCTGTAAAAGCAAAAGCTGTGCCATGAGTAAAGGATGAAGGATGAATTATGAAGGATGAAGGTGCTAGGATTAATGCGATGCCACAATGTGAAGGGATTAAATGTTTGGGAATCTGAAGCTAATCCGGCAAGTTTGTGGCAAAAACAGCTGAGCATTCTTTGGATTTAT includes:
- a CDS encoding alpha/beta fold hydrolase, whose protein sequence is MQTTIHFLSADGSTLLEGKWLAPSQSPQLVAVLAHHFPPMSNMDQRAIFATFKVLRDRGWGILRYNSRGVGQSQGEFSGGPGEDLDLQAALAEARQRAPQAQICLIGWSFGAQLVLRVMASDPTIRATVAVTPNPVGLQESAQGQHGPLLAIVAERDQFFDLIETRTAFEQATEPKSWHLLKWADHYYLTREDEVAQFTVDWLEQAVK
- a CDS encoding DPP IV N-terminal domain-containing protein, with translation MDQIGRRTVTSLSVGLVAIVILLVTIGQQPSAGQVANNKPNQAQAQVSGILFLRNPAQQAELWRSDANGQGQQLLVPQVSDYSLSPDGRKVAYATQAEAQPSRIEMFDLTQNQVITSTGSADWTGYTPNWSPADGVIVYERRTISTGGVGSPKLWLMQPDGTQVSPVVKGGDVVTFGAHWSNAGRLLGFTDPLRNELVLFDFSDVLRRIPFSGDFDWSPDDQRLVISVLRESQAGFRNELILFDLATEQQTPLTSQTDTDDFTPVWSPDGTKIAFVRRTREVPRGEIWVVNADGSEPRAITAGGGYDNVDPQWTPDSQQLLWTRLTVGSANVPSAIWTVNLAEKSEPRVLIENATQARWIVE
- a CDS encoding MogA/MoaB family molybdenum cofactor biosynthesis protein, which codes for MGYNDHAEAAAQHQVPVRCAIITISDTRTSETDKSGALAQELLTAAGFQVVEYRIIPDEPDQVAEFVQQCIARSDCDAVLTNGGTGIARRDATIEAIAPLLDKKLPGFGEIFRMLSYNEIGAGAMLSRAIAGIAGRTLVFCMPGSSGAVRLAMQSLILPELKHLVWEIARQ
- a CDS encoding MFS transporter; the protein is MQQVPSTHVRHPMWPIYLCVAVTALGIGIINPLIPHLLEQNGADEFIVGLSTSVMFASLVLTGMPIGRTIDKFGIRLFLIVGLISYTVAMLAMPWTNNIPLFFMWRIFEGIGWSCVWTAAETYVSRVSSPAQRGHNTAVYGMSLASGTAAGPIIGTAVYEWTKNPVHPFLVAVAAAIVATVIVVLVVPEPHVAHTEHESGGVSFKITRPLILPLAIAFLYGYGTLSLVSLLPTLNYSNWELGTLISVTVIANIVAQVPIGRMLDRYGYRPLLIGSLSLLSAAALFSTLHPPFLLTLFLGMLLGAFAGTLYPIGLAVLAARVPPAKLGGASGMFTVCYGLGSFVGPALTGGVMAMVGDKHSDQALFGTIGCLVLALLGLMMTGIDRVNVKEEHPVSVASSGIKPPM
- a CDS encoding SGNH/GDSL hydrolase family protein, producing MAGPLVLQVGDCTVACSYALPHQRGDALLQTRLRSVFADETLVHNEGLDGEATEDFLKRYDRTMARYPEIDLIIVRYGVNDRKRYGIGPFEAKLIELCDLFERDYPQAKIILETGIYVDYPAHYAFDRNSKLEPVYRMIAKLAQQRGYALVDIFERMKRETQQGNWDLRARGFGSVDEDFPVLGPALDHIHGHDVRWFTNIHPNIQGIQTIVDEEISVITQTWPTGLRAIA